The Rhodothermales bacterium genome includes the window TCTCATCCAGGCCAGAACGGACGGCCGGATGACGACGCGACCGTTGATCGTGCGATAATGAACTCAGCGCCAGGATGACCTAGAGAAACACACACGCCCCGCTCTGATTGAGCGACGTGTGCGCGGCTTCGAGGAGCTGGACGACTGTCAGCCCGTTGCGACCGTCCGAGTGCGGCGTAGCACCGGTGCGGACGCAGTCTACGAAGTGCTGGCATTCGAGGCGGAGCGGCTCCTGCATCGGGATTTTGGGGATGACGATGTCGCCCGTGCGATAGGCCATCGCTTCCGAATACGTCTCGTACGGGAGTTGCGGGTTGCCGGCCTGGATGGTGACGCCTTTGTCGAAGAGCCGGACCATCTCGGTGCTTTCGGTGTCATCAATCACCGCCATCTTCTGGCTGCCGACCACGGTCATACTGCGGATCTTGTGCGGGTCGAGCCAGCTCGTATGCAGGTGCGCCATCTTGCCGTTCTCAAAGAAGACGGTGGCGAAGGCGACATCTTCGACGCCGGCCTGGAGAAACGCCTGCCCCGTTGCCGACACGGCGACGGGGCGGGTGTCCAGGAACTGTAGGGCGATGGAGAGATCGTGTGGCGCCAGGCTTTCGAACGCGTTTTCTTGCTTGCGGACGATGCCGAGGTTGACGCGGACGCTATAGAGGTACCGCACGTCGCCGAGTTCGCCGCGCTTGATGAGGTCGCGTACGTAGTTGAACGCCGGGTGGTACATGAGCAGATGGCCCACCATGAGTCGGCGGTCGTTGGCTTCGGCAATTTGTACAAGAACTTCGGCTTGCTCGACGGTCTGAGCCAGAGGCTTCTCAACAAAGACGTGTTTGCCGGCCTCGAGCGCGCGCCGTGCAAAGTCGTAGTGCAACGGCGTCTGCACGGCGATGACGACGGCCTCTACCTCGGTATTCTCGAGGATGTCCTCGTAGCGTGTCGTGGCCTGGAGGAAGGGATTTTTCTTCCGAAAGGGGGCCAGCACCGCGTCGTCTGAATCGCAGAGCTGGATCACGCGAGCGTCAGGCAGGGCGTCGAAATTGCGGAATAGGTTCTTGCCCCAGTAGCCGATACCGACCTGGGCGAGAGCGACGGGAGTTGAGTTCACACGCTGAGGGGGATGGAGTACGTTTGGATTACCGGCGCATCGATCAGAAACGCGCGCACATGCTGGGCGATATAGGCCTGCTGGTCCGGCGTGAGTTCGGTATGCATTGGGAGCGAGATGACCTCATTGGCGGCTTGCACGGTATGCGTGAGGTCACCCCAGCGCGCGCGGCCGGCCTCGCGGAATACCGGTAACTCGTGCAAGGCTGTCGGGTAATAAATGGCGAACGGAATGCCGGCGCCCTTGAGGTGCTGAGCCAGCGTATCGCGCGTCCGGTACCCATCGGGACGGATACGCAGGGTGTACTGGTGATAGACGTGGGTGCGGTCCGGCGTCACGCCTGGCGTGACGATGCCCGGGCAGCCGGCGAACAGCGCGTCGTAGCGGGCCGCGGCGGCCTGGCGGGCGCGTGCGAAGCCGTCGAGATGCCGCAGCTTTACCCGCAGGATGGCGGCCTGCAGGGTATCAAGCCGGCTGTTGATGCCCACTACCTCGTTGTAGTATTTGCGCCGCGAGCCGTGGTTGGCGATCATCTGGACCCGCTCGAACAGCGCGGCGTCGTTTGTGAGCACCGCGCCGCCGTCGCCAAAGGCCCCGAGGTTTTTAGAGGGGAAGAAGGAGAGCGTGCCGAGGTCGCCCAGATACCCGACCGGCGAGCCGCGATACTGCGCGCCGATGGATTGCGCGTTGTCCTCGATTACCCGGAGCCCATGCTGGCGCGCAATGGCCAGGATCGGGTCCATGTCGGCCGGCTGGCCGAAGAGATGCACCGGGACGATGGCGCGAGTCCGTGGTGTGATCAGCGCCTCGATACCGGTGGGGTCGATGTTGAACGTCGCCGGGTCGATGTCGGCGAATACCGGCACGATACCCAGCAGCGCCGCGGCTTCGGCGGTGGCGATGAAGGTAAAGGCGGACGTGATGACCTCATCGCCGGGCTGGAGGTCCAGCGCCATCAGGGCGAGCTGGAGGGCGTCCGTCCCGTTTCCCACGCCGATGGCATGGGCGCCGCCGAGGTAGGCGGCGAGTTCGGTTTCGAAAAGAGAGACCGGCTTGCCTTTGATGAAATGCGTCGAGGAGAGGACCTCGGCGATGGCGGCATCTATTTCCTCCCGAATGGCGGCAAGTTGCCCACTCAGGTCGACCATCTGAATCTCGTTCATGGTGCTACATCCTTCCAGCCCTGGTTCTCGAGGAGTTGGTCGCCGGGTACATCCTTGAAGCGGCGCGCCGGCACGCCGGCAAAAACGCTGCGTGGCTCGGTGTCGTGTGTCGCGAGTCCGCCGGCGGCAACCAGCGAGTCGGGAGCAATCTCGATGCCGGGCAGAATCACAGCGCCCACGCCGACCCGTCCACCGCGGCGGATCGTGACGCCGGCGAAGTGCTTGAACCGCTCTTCGGACCGCCCCACGAAATTGTCGTTGCTGGTGAGTACGCCGGGTGCTACGAACACCCGGTCTTCAAGCGTAGAATAGGCCGTAAGGTACGCATTCGTCTCGAGTTTGCAGTAGCGCCCTACGGTGCATCGATTCTCGATCGCGACGCCTCGCCCGACGATCGTAAAATCACCTATGGTCACCTCTTCCCTGATGGTGGCGAGGTCGGCCACAAGCACGTTGGCGCCCACGGTGCAGCCGGCATACAACACCGTGTTGGCGCCGATCAGGCATCCGTCTCCCACCACAAGCGGCGGTTGGGCCGTAGCCTGTGTGACGGCGCTATTGAGGGAACGCATCGGTTGTTTGCCGAGGGTGGCGTGGTCGTCGATCCGTACGTTGTCGCCGATGGTCGTGCCATGGTGAATCACCACATGGTGACCGATCTGGCAGTTGCGGCCTATGCGGACGGAGTCGCCGATTACGCAATAGGCTCCAAGGGTAGTGCCGACCTGTATCATGGCCGACGCGGCGATCGAAAGAGACGGGCTTGTCGTCATGCCTGAGTCGCTGGCTGAGGTGAATGCGGGCGCGGGTGCGCGGGGGGGATGGGTCCGTGAATGGACCTTTGGAGTCGCCCAGGGGTCTATTTTGTCTCGGGGATCAGAAATGATGCCATTGCGCCTTGTAGGAGAAGCCCCCTTCGATTGTTCCATGGCCGGCCTGTGGCTAGTCATTGACAAAAGAGGCTGTGTAGTAGGCAATAGCAACAAAAAAAAACCGACGTGCGCCAACCCTTCAGGCGACCGTTAACATCGACATAGGCGTCTTACACGCCGAAAGCCGTTGCTATACGACATCGATTATGGAATCAACGGACCAATTTTCTGTCTGGTGTAACCGGATCAAAACATCAGATCGAAGAGCATTTGAAGACGTATTTCGTTCGACCCATGATGCGTTAATCCGTTACTGCATGACGTTCACCCGGAGCGCGCCAGCATCCATGGACATCGTCCAGGATGTTTTTGCCAAGCTGTGGGAAGTACGACATACCCTGGATCCAGATCGTTCACTCAAGGCTCTCCTTTACCGTATGGTGCGAAACCTGGCCTTTAATCATCACCGCGACGCCAAAAACCGAGAAGCCAAACACACCTCGATGTCCGAGTACGTCTCGGAATCCGTTGATCGTCCGGATGAGGTGGTAGGCTCGGAAATGTTGGAGACCCGGCTGCACGCGTGGATCGATGAGTTGCCGGATCGGCAACGCGAGGCATTGACGCTCAGCCGATTTGAAGGACTGAGCCACGAAGAAATCGCGGCGATGATGGAAATTTCGCCTCGAACGGTTAATAATCACCTGGTCAAAGCGCTCAAACACATTCGAGATCAGATTCGCGCTTATGAACCCAACCTGTTGAGTCATGAAGGCTGATCGAAAGCATCCCGCGCGGTTTCCGGAGGAACTGCGTCGACAAATCGTCGAAGAAGATCCAGGAGCCATTTCGGAGCTGGAGCACGTATGGCAGCTCCTTGAGGGAGCCACGCCGCACTATATGCATCAAGTGGCCGACGCCGATGAAACATGGCGTCGACTCAACGGCTCGTTATTCGGAGAGACGCCGGCCTC containing:
- a CDS encoding RNA polymerase sigma-70 factor, producing MESTDQFSVWCNRIKTSDRRAFEDVFRSTHDALIRYCMTFTRSAPASMDIVQDVFAKLWEVRHTLDPDRSLKALLYRMVRNLAFNHHRDAKNREAKHTSMSEYVSESVDRPDEVVGSEMLETRLHAWIDELPDRQREALTLSRFEGLSHEEIAAMMEISPRTVNNHLVKALKHIRDQIRAYEPNLLSHEG
- a CDS encoding DegT/DnrJ/EryC1/StrS family aminotransferase; protein product: MNEIQMVDLSGQLAAIREEIDAAIAEVLSSTHFIKGKPVSLFETELAAYLGGAHAIGVGNGTDALQLALMALDLQPGDEVITSAFTFIATAEAAALLGIVPVFADIDPATFNIDPTGIEALITPRTRAIVPVHLFGQPADMDPILAIARQHGLRVIEDNAQSIGAQYRGSPVGYLGDLGTLSFFPSKNLGAFGDGGAVLTNDAALFERVQMIANHGSRRKYYNEVVGINSRLDTLQAAILRVKLRHLDGFARARQAAAARYDALFAGCPGIVTPGVTPDRTHVYHQYTLRIRPDGYRTRDTLAQHLKGAGIPFAIYYPTALHELPVFREAGRARWGDLTHTVQAANEVISLPMHTELTPDQQAYIAQHVRAFLIDAPVIQTYSIPLSV
- a CDS encoding Gfo/Idh/MocA family oxidoreductase — protein: MNSTPVALAQVGIGYWGKNLFRNFDALPDARVIQLCDSDDAVLAPFRKKNPFLQATTRYEDILENTEVEAVVIAVQTPLHYDFARRALEAGKHVFVEKPLAQTVEQAEVLVQIAEANDRRLMVGHLLMYHPAFNYVRDLIKRGELGDVRYLYSVRVNLGIVRKQENAFESLAPHDLSIALQFLDTRPVAVSATGQAFLQAGVEDVAFATVFFENGKMAHLHTSWLDPHKIRSMTVVGSQKMAVIDDTESTEMVRLFDKGVTIQAGNPQLPYETYSEAMAYRTGDIVIPKIPMQEPLRLECQHFVDCVRTGATPHSDGRNGLTVVQLLEAAHTSLNQSGACVFL
- a CDS encoding DapH/DapD/GlmU-related protein; its protein translation is MTTSPSLSIAASAMIQVGTTLGAYCVIGDSVRIGRNCQIGHHVVIHHGTTIGDNVRIDDHATLGKQPMRSLNSAVTQATAQPPLVVGDGCLIGANTVLYAGCTVGANVLVADLATIREEVTIGDFTIVGRGVAIENRCTVGRYCKLETNAYLTAYSTLEDRVFVAPGVLTSNDNFVGRSEERFKHFAGVTIRRGGRVGVGAVILPGIEIAPDSLVAAGGLATHDTEPRSVFAGVPARRFKDVPGDQLLENQGWKDVAP